The Elusimicrobiota bacterium genome segment CCGGCGCACAGCGCCGGAACCTCCTTCCAGACGACGCGGAGCCTGGCCATGGATTCTTCGAGCGGTTTCTGCTATCTTCATGGCTGGCCCAGGCCAGAACCCGATGAAGCTCGTCATCGTCGAGTCGCCCAACAAGGTCCGCAAGATCAAGGACTTCCTGGGCCCGGGCTTTCGCGTGGCCGCGTCCTTCGGCCACGTGCGCGACCTGCCGGCCAAGGGCGACCTGGCCGTGACTTTCCAGGACGGCAAGGTGGCCCCGACCTACGAGATGCTCGAGCGTTCTTCCCGGGCCATCAGCGAGTTGTCGAGCCTGGCCAAAGGCGCTGATGAAGTCTTGCTGGCCACCGACCCGGACCGCGAGGGCGAGGCCATCGCCTGGCACGTCAGCCAGCTCCTCGGCGAGCGCAAATACCAGCGCGTGGTGTTCCACGCCGTGACCAAGGCGGCGGTGCAGAAAGCCATGGCAGAGCCGCGGCCGCTCGACTCGCGCCTGGTCAACGCCCAGCAGGCGCGCCGCGTGCTCGACCGCGTGGTGGGCTGGTTGGTCAGCCCCACTTTGCGCCGCATCGGAAAGGCGGCCAAGAGCGCGGGCCGCGTGCAGTCCGTGGCCCTGCGCCTGGTGGCCGAGCGCGAGGCCGAGATCGGCAGGTTCAAGAACGTGGACTACATGATCCTGGCCGCCAAGCTGGAGAAGCCCGGAAGTCCGCCGGCATTCCTGGCCAAGCTCATCACCTGGAAGGGCACGCCGCTCAATCAGCGGCTCAAGGACCCCGCCTTGGCCGAGCAGGCCATCGCCTGGTGCAAGGCCCAGCGCTGGGAGGTCCTTTCCTGCGAGCGCCGCGACTCCTCGCGCAACGCCCCGCCGCCGTTCTCCACGGCCACGGTCCAGCAAGCGGCCTCGGTGCGCCTGGGCTTCAACCCGGACGTGACCATGAAGCTCCTGCAGGGACTCTTCGAGGACGGGCACATCACCTATCACCGCACGGACTCCACGGCCCTGTCTCCCGAGGCCATCGCGGAGGCGCGAGCGCTCATCGCCAAGGAGTTCCCGCCCGAGTACCTGCCCCAGTCGCCCATCATCCACGCCACCAAGTCCGCCAACGCCCAGGAGGCCCACGAGGCCATCCGGCCCACGCATCCGGAGAAAGGCGCCGACGCTCTGGGCCAGGGCGACGCGGGCAAGCTCTACAAGCTCATCTGGCAGCGCTTCATGGCCTGTCAGATGTCCGCGGGCAAGGATCAGATCACGACCCTGGACGTGGCTTGCGCGCCGGGCGAGTGGAAGATGCCCGACGGCACGCTGGTGCCGCGGGGGATATTCCAGGCCAAGGGCAAGGTTCTGGTGTTCGACGGCTGGCGCAAGCTGGCCGGCGAGGACGCGACCGAGGAGGCCAAGGTCAAGGCCAAGCCCGGCGAACAGCCCGAGGGCGACGCCGTGGAAGATGACGAGTCCTCCGACGAGCTGCCGATGCTGAATGTGGGCGATGCGGTCAATGTGCTGGACCTCGTGGCGCAGAAGCGCTCCACCAAGCCGCCGCCGCGCTACACGCAGGCTTCTTTGATCAAGAAGCTGGAGAAGGACGGCATCGGGCGCCCTTCCACATACGCCAACATCATGCGCACCATCATCGACCGCGGCTATGTGGAGGAGAAGAAGCGCAAGCTCCACGCCACGGAGCTGGGACAGTCCGTGACGGATTTCCTGGTGCGCAATTTCACGGGGAACTTCATAGACCTCAATTATACGGCGCGGCTGGAGGAGGACCTGGACCGGATCTCGCGCGGCGAGGCGGACTGGGAGAAGGTGGTGACCGAGGCCAGCTTCGCGGTCCTCAAGCTCGCCCAGCGCGCGGGCCTGCGCGGCAATCCCCTGCAGCCGCGGACGCCTCCGCCGCAGGCCCCCCAAGCCGCCTGAGCCCGCGGCGGCGGCGGATTTGGTATCATCGAAACGGCGTCAAGTAAGCCCCTCCGGAGGAACGACCATGCGCCATCTCGCGGTCAGAGCATTCCGATACGGCCTGCCGGCCCTCCTTTTGGTCTTGGCCGCGGCGCTGACGCGCCCGGTTGCGGCCCAGCCCACCGCGGACTCGGTCAGGGCGGCTTCAGACAAAGCCCACAAGGACCTGGCGCGCGAGGCCGGCGAGGGCGAAGAGGAGATGGAGCCCGCTCCTGAGCCGGCGCCATTTCTCAGGCCCCGGCCGGTCGTCGCGCCCGAGCCTCTGGTCCCGGAGGTCCCGGCGGAGATCCCGGCC includes the following:
- the topA gene encoding type I DNA topoisomerase; the encoded protein is MAGPGQNPMKLVIVESPNKVRKIKDFLGPGFRVAASFGHVRDLPAKGDLAVTFQDGKVAPTYEMLERSSRAISELSSLAKGADEVLLATDPDREGEAIAWHVSQLLGERKYQRVVFHAVTKAAVQKAMAEPRPLDSRLVNAQQARRVLDRVVGWLVSPTLRRIGKAAKSAGRVQSVALRLVAEREAEIGRFKNVDYMILAAKLEKPGSPPAFLAKLITWKGTPLNQRLKDPALAEQAIAWCKAQRWEVLSCERRDSSRNAPPPFSTATVQQAASVRLGFNPDVTMKLLQGLFEDGHITYHRTDSTALSPEAIAEARALIAKEFPPEYLPQSPIIHATKSANAQEAHEAIRPTHPEKGADALGQGDAGKLYKLIWQRFMACQMSAGKDQITTLDVACAPGEWKMPDGTLVPRGIFQAKGKVLVFDGWRKLAGEDATEEAKVKAKPGEQPEGDAVEDDESSDELPMLNVGDAVNVLDLVAQKRSTKPPPRYTQASLIKKLEKDGIGRPSTYANIMRTIIDRGYVEEKKRKLHATELGQSVTDFLVRNFTGNFIDLNYTARLEEDLDRISRGEADWEKVVTEASFAVLKLAQRAGLRGNPLQPRTPPPQAPQAA